AATTTTTGAGTGATGCTGGTTTAACAGTCAAGGAGTACTTCATAAGTAGCCTAAGAAAGACAAGTAGGAGAGAACTTATCCTGGGAGGTGGCAAGCTGCCTTGTTCCCTTACAGCAGGTGTGATGACCAAGGTATGCACCCGGTGATTCATAAGTGTTCCAGAAATTATAAACCCCAATTCAGCAAATACTGGAAGTGACGAATAACCAAGCAGGTTCATACACATCGCCTCCTTCAGCCagcccccccaaaacaaacaaaaacaatcgACCCCCCAATACAGCCCTCGAAGGTAGACATTATTTCTTACATGTGTTTCAAAGGTGAGTAGGAGCCCTCAAGGTCGCACAGCTTGTGAGAACAGAGCAGGAGATGTGCCTACGTGCCGTTTTGTCCTACTCAGGGAGGTGACAATTTTTGCAGAAATGTTTCACTTACTCTGGAAGAGGAGCTCATTAACGATCTGAGAAATTCATTCGCAaacttcctctttaaaaaatttttttatcgaggtataattgacatattacatTACGtgagtttcagatgtacaacatagttatacaattatattttttgcttgtgatgagaacttttaagatccactctcttagtaactttcaaatatgcagtggACCCTACCTCTCTGACAGATTTTACCCTCATTTGGACACAGCCTCTGATTGGTTGGTTGAAAATAAAGTCAGACTCCTGCTGTAATAGGAGACCCCTGggtgggagtcaggagacctggatttCTGGCTACACCTTTGCCATggaagagctgtgtgaccttgggcaggtgccctcccctctctgggtcttTCTGGGTCTTCTTCAGAAACAGTGCTGGGGTGAGGTAGAATGATGCTGAGTGCCCATCCGGTCCTCAAAGGCTACAGTCTGTGCTTCTGCACTAGCGTTACATTCTCCTACCATTTAGATCATGTAGGACCCGCTTCACCTCTTTTCTGTCCATTGATAggaatatactttcttttttcctaactgTCTAGAATGTAGTAAGAAAGGAAGTGAATGTTTCTTAGTGCTCACTATGAACCAGAACTTTTGCCTTCCAACcaaccttccttcctcccttccttccgtcCTCCCGTCCTCGTACCTATGAGAATGACATAATCAACCTCATTCTGAGCgtgaggagagagaagcagagacccAGATAAGTGACTTGTTCCAGGTCACACAGGTGGCAAACGGCGAGTGCTAGAGGTAGATTTTTGGATTCATTTCCGTCCCACGCTGAGTTCACCCCATTTTCCCGAGACCATAACTTCAAAGACGTCGATAACAGGAATAGGGTTGGTTTCAAAGTCCCTCTCAGGAAGTTGACTCTAAAGCAGGAGGCAGCAAACttcaggccaaatccagccaccacctgttttttgtaaataaagttgtattggaGCACAATTAAATTAGCTTGCTGGTGTACAGATCGTCCAAGGCTGCTTTTCAGCTACGAGAGCCGAGTTGGGTAATGATGACGTGCGGCCCTGCAAATTCTAAAATGTTTGCTATTTGGTCCTTAACAGAATGTTTGCCAGCGCCTGGTCCAGAGTCCAGCAAGGCCGTCCCGCCTTCAAAGAACACAAAGTGACCTGAGTCTGTCACGGGTCCTGGGAGCCCTGCCACCCGACTTCTTAGGAAAGGGGGATGTTTCTACTCAAACCTGTTTTTGCAACGTCTCAGGATACCTGTCGGGCAGACGAAGGGCTTTGGTTTTCAGTGTGCTCTTATTCCCAGGAACTCCgtgaaggggaaataaaaatctcaattttgGGGAAATTGCacagaggaaaaggggagggaatGGGTTACAACATCCCATTGCGACACTCAGCAGGGCTGAAAGTGACAACAGCAAGGTTTCTCGTTTTGAAAATGTGAGGGCGTTTCCGTTTCTCACAGTGGGACAGAGTGGCCGCAGCCTGGTCTTGGTGAGGGACTATTTTCTTTATAAGCAGCTCCTCTGGGTCTGAAATGGCAGTCTCCCATTGCCTTGTGGTCACAGGATGGAAGTCTGCAGGTGTCACCACGGTTACCtaatctctctcctccttttcctgttCCATTCAGAGACAGCCTGCTATCCCCTGGGAAAGAGACCCTGCGAGATGCAAGCCTTCAGGTAAGGCCGACccagaggaggtggggctggacgggtagaaaatggagaaagaacagagaGCCATCTGTGGCTGCCAGGTTGCATGAGGTTTGGGCTGGAAAGGGATGCTCGTTATTCAAGTAAGAGGTTGCCACATCCGCGGTCTTCGGGACTtgtatttcaaaatattccaGATGTGTGAAGCTTGGCTGGAGGCCTGGCGGACTCTCCCAGAGACCCTGGCAACTTGGTGACAGACACGTGCCCAGGAGCCACGCTGGGGTTTGGGCCCAGCAGAACATGCTAGGCAAAGAGGCAGAGAGGGGCGCTGTGGGCAGGGCACAGCCCAGAGTTCCAGACTGACTGTTAACAGTGCCTGTCTGTGTTGATATATCAGAGGGTCCCGCTCCCctgggacctcagtttccccatctgtgacaTGGGGTTAATGCTAACCCTGCCTGCATTACAGGGTCGATGTGAAGGTCAAATGCACGGATAACAGCATGACGATGTTTTGTGAGCAGTAAAGCGCCTGGCAACGATTACGCTTATTAAAAATTAGGTCAGGGACTTTGTGAGATGTCATCATTCCTGGCTGTAAAAATAGCAGGCTGTGATGCTGATAAAAACAGAACACTGTCCGAGTGCGGCCTCTGGGCCAGGATGTCCCAGGACGTGTCAGGGTGATCTCACCCTCCAGCTCTGAGTTTCTCTTGCCTGAGGCTACGGGACGCTGCGTGCCTGTGTGTGTTCCAGAGAAGTCCCTCCCCCAGGGgtctgcctctgtctcctcccaTAGGCTGGGAGCTCTAGGAGATGCTCCAGGGATGTTTAATCCCTTCAGATGGGATTCAGCTCATCCAGGAGCTAAGCATAATCACAAAAGGTCAAATGCTCACTCGTGCCAGGAATTTTACAGTTTGCCTGACCCCCTCTCATTGGGCTCAGGGGCTCGTCACAGCCACCTGCTGAGGTGGGTGCTGCTAGCCCCCTCTCACAGGTGAGGAGGTGAAGCACAGGTCCAAGGTCAGGCTGGTGGGCGGCAGGGAGTAGAGGGTCCGCGTCGCGGCTGGGGCTCTGTTTACTGCATCTCACCGCTGCAAGCCCTGCTCTCAGCCGGAGGGGTCcttcaccaagaagaaaaaactggAAGCCAGAAACAGGCCAGGGGGTGAGCTGGAGGGGAAGCTGACTTGTCCCTGGGGACAGCGGCCCCTGACAGACCCAGAACAGGCCACTGGCCAATAGAGGACAGGCTCTGGGGACAGACCTCCACGGTCTAAGGCTTGGAGGGAGTTAGCTGCAAGGGACTCTGACCCTCGAAACTTCTAACCCTGTGCCGTGTGGGCCACTAGTcttggatgaatcttaaaatttacatttaaattcataaaaagagaagaaaggaaaaaatccaGACCCTTGGTCGCATTACGTTTCAAGAGCTCAATAGCtgcatgtggctggtggctgccatattggatgGTGCAGACAGAACATTTCTGCACCCACGAAGTTCTGTTGATGGTGTTACCCTAGAGCCTGCTTTGCTGAAGTAGAAGGTGGCTGCCCTGAGAACTTGAGCATAAGGAGCAAGGTAAAGAAAGGggtaggagcttccctggtggcgcagtggttgggagtccgcctgctgatgcaggggacaagggttcgtgccccggtccgggaagatcccacatgccgcggagcggctgggcccgtgggccatggccgctgagcctgcctgtccggagcctgtgctccgcaacaggagaggccacaacagtgagaggcctgcatactgcaaaaaaaaaaaaaaaaaaaagagagaggggtaGAATGCAGGCCCACAGCTCACCAGCTGTGGGGGTTGGgcctcttttggttttttttatattcaaaatatatttcttatttaaaatatttttaagttgttacttattttattttttgttgactattttattttactttttaaatttttattggagtatagttggtttacaatgttgtgttagtttcaggtgtacagcagagtgaatcagttatacatatacatatatccactctttttttttttgcggtacgagggcctctcactgttgtggcctctcccgttgcggagcacaggttctggacgcgcaggctcagcggccgtggctcacgggcccagccgctctgcggcacgtgggatcctcccggaccggggcacgaacccgtgtcccctgcatcggcaggcagaccctcaacaactgcaccaccagggaaaccctatatccactcttttaacCAGGGTTGAGCTCAGTCTCCACATCCATGATACGGGTGTGCTGAATTCCACACCCCAGGCAGAAGGTTGGACACAGATTCCGCAAAGTCTGGGGAACACAGGAAGGGGCTGGGCGCATAGAAACTGTCCACTACAGCTAGGTTCTTCTGTTTTTCAGAATCTGGGATGTCAACCAGAAGACCTTCTACCTGAGAAATAACCAGCTAGTTGCTGGATACTTGCAAGGACCAAATACTAAATTGGAAGGTGAGTGGTTACAAAGAAGGCCAATGTGATGTGGGCACTGGTCACATTGCCTGGGGTCTGCAGCCTTGTGGCCCAACCTTGGGAACTTTAAGTGTGATGTCCTAAACGCTGCTGGCTCTTTGTGGCCGAGTCTGAAGCTGGAGAGGCCTGGCCACTGAAGGACACGTACAAGCACAGCCTCAAGAAGGCAGAGATGGGTGGAGTCTTGGTTGGGAGCTACCATCTACAGGCACCGTGGTCCCGGGGGGGAGGTATGGCCCAGGAGGCAAGCTCagccctttccttcctctggtGCCTAGAAAGCCCCATGTTCCTGTGTGATCAGACTCTCACTCCCACCCAAAAGTCATACACCATCAACACGGCTGGGTTATGTCCCTTAATCACGGACACCACATTTAGTCATGTTCCAGATCCATGTCAAACTGGATGAACTTGAACAAGTTTCACCCACTCTGCTCCTCAGTTTTCCCTTTAGTGAAAGAAGAGCAGTTGGATGATGGGACGTGGGATTCTTTCAGCACCGGCCCTCTAGGCTGTTTTCACGTCCCCGATGGCTGGCTTGGCGTCGTAGGATGGCGTTATCCCCATGCCCTTGTCCTCTGTCCCCGTCTCACTCTTAAAGGGTGTGAGACCCACCTTTCCTGTCCTTTTGGTAATTCTCCtaatgaggacacagagaggctgAGATGTTCACTCCCTCACGAGGGCATGGAGACCACCGAGGGGAAGAGGCGGGTTCAGAGTCACCCAGGCTCCTGTGGACCAAGCCCTGGCGCCCCACTCATGACCTCGTGTGCTGTTTTCCCTGCCCATGGGCAGCACACCTGTTGACCTAGAGCgcaggggtcctggggaagggagggaaggatagAAATCACCCGGAGCAGATTCTAGGTGCCTTGGACCTTGAGGGGTAGCTAGCTAGTGTGCTTGGTTTGATCTTCTGTTGGGATGCAGACCAGGAAGGGGGGCCCTTGCTGTCCTTCTGACCTTGGGGTTTTACTTAAGGGGCTGGAAGAATCCCCGGGGAGAGTCCAGCCTGCCGTGTCTTCGTCATCTGTGCCTCCTCTTCTTTACAACCCAAACTTCCCCTTTGTCCTTCCCCAGAGAAGATAGACGTGGTGCCCATCGAGCCCCATGCTATGTTCCTGGGAATCCACGGGGGGAAGCTGTGCCTGGCCTGTGTCAAGTCTGGTGATGAGATCAAGCTCGGGTTGGAGGTAAGGACCGTCTCAGATTAGCGAACACCTCAAACTCGGTGGCTTAACACAAGCACAATGGGTTCTTTCTCGTGATTCTGTGGGTTGACTAGgatcagctgggcagttctgtgCCACGTGGTGTAGCTGGGGTCCGTGCTCCAGGCTCTCTTCCCACGGGGTCTCTCTGAGTTCAGCTGCCCTCTTGAACTTCCTTATGACACGAGTGCTGGCTTCCAAGAGGGATTACTCCAAAAAGACAAGCCTCAATGTGCAAACGCTTATTAAACTTTTGCTTGTATCATACCACTAATGTCGCATTAACCGAAGCCAGTCAGGTGGCCAAGCCTAGCCTCAACGAGGGAGGGGACTACCAGGGTGTGGACACCAGGAGGCATGGCTCCTTTAGGGACCTCAATCTCGGTATGCTGCTGTCTTGCCCAAGGGTCCCCAGCCCACTTGGACTTGCCCTCTTTCGGTAAAGCCAACCTTTGGGACCATTCTCTTCCAACCCTTATCTACTCAAACCCATGAGCTGGCATCCCATCCAAGACCCTGTACTCCCgtgaaatatttcttatttttgcggtggggtggggggtgaagcatgccgtgtggcttgcaggatctcagttcccggacctgggattgaacccgagccatggcagtgaaaggctggaatcctaaccattagggcaccagggaaatcccctgtGCAAATCAATGGGCTACTCAGCCCTGGGAAAAGAGGGCTTTGTATCAGGGGATTGTTGGATAAAATCTCAACTCAGATTGTGAGTGGCCGTAACTATGGCACTGTCCCTTCTGTCCGCTAGTGGACAGACACTTTATTGGAGCGGGGCTGCCTGCTCTGTGTGGCGCTGGAGTGACCACGATAACGCGGTAACGTCTCGCATGGACTGCGATACCCGGCCCACCTTGTCCACTGCTCCCTCTCTTGGAGGTGCAGACACAACAGACCGCCAGCCTCCACAGGCCTTGGCCTCTGCTGATGGTACCATGTGTTCCCCAAACATATTGGCCGAGGGCTGGAGTGACCAGATTTCCCCGAATCAAGGTGTAACCGTGGGACAGCCTCCTTGTGTCACAAGACCCGGGACGCTGGGTGTCCTGCCATGGTCTTTGGGCCAGCATTTCTCCGTGGGCAGTCACggggccaggtcctggggtcTGGGGTACAAGGACCTCTCTGCTCTTTCCTTGGCCCCCAGCCGGTAAACATCACTGACCTGAACAGCAGCAAGGAGGAGGACAAGCGCTTCGCCTTCATCCGCTCCGACAGCGGGCCCACCACCAGCTTTGAGTCGGCCGCCTGCCCCGGCTGGTTCCTCTGTACCGCGCTGGAGACCGACCAGCCCGTGGGCCTCACCAATACGCCTCAAGATGCTGTCCAGGTCACCAAGTTCTACTTCCAGCAGGACCAGTAGCGGTGCTGTTCAGCATCCCTTGCCCCCCACTCCCAGCACATCTATGACTCCAGAGatgtctctccctcccacccgggGGCTCGCCATGGTTGCAGTGAGCGCTCAGCGGGGCAGCCttggccgggggcgggggcagccCTCGGAAGGAGGTACGAGAGCCCTGGGAA
The sequence above is drawn from the Tursiops truncatus isolate mTurTru1 chromosome 14, mTurTru1.mat.Y, whole genome shotgun sequence genome and encodes:
- the IL1RN gene encoding interleukin-1 receptor antagonist protein precursor, which translates into the protein MEVCRCHHGYLISLLLFLFHSETACYPLGKRPCEMQAFRIWDVNQKTFYLRNNQLVAGYLQGPNTKLEEKIDVVPIEPHAMFLGIHGGKLCLACVKSGDEIKLGLEPVNITDLNSSKEEDKRFAFIRSDSGPTTSFESAACPGWFLCTALETDQPVGLTNTPQDAVQVTKFYFQQDQ
- the IL1RN gene encoding interleukin-1 receptor antagonist protein isoform X1, with product METHETACYPLGKRPCEMQAFRIWDVNQKTFYLRNNQLVAGYLQGPNTKLEEKIDVVPIEPHAMFLGIHGGKLCLACVKSGDEIKLGLEPVNITDLNSSKEEDKRFAFIRSDSGPTTSFESAACPGWFLCTALETDQPVGLTNTPQDAVQVTKFYFQQDQ
- the IL1RN gene encoding interleukin-1 receptor antagonist protein isoform X2, producing MQAFRIWDVNQKTFYLRNNQLVAGYLQGPNTKLEEKIDVVPIEPHAMFLGIHGGKLCLACVKSGDEIKLGLEPVNITDLNSSKEEDKRFAFIRSDSGPTTSFESAACPGWFLCTALETDQPVGLTNTPQDAVQVTKFYFQQDQ